The Triticum dicoccoides isolate Atlit2015 ecotype Zavitan chromosome 6A, WEW_v2.0, whole genome shotgun sequence genome has a window encoding:
- the LOC119318643 gene encoding DEAD-box ATP-dependent RNA helicase 48-like: protein MGGGPRTFPGGLSKWQHKRMHEKLARGKERGLLRHEKQLYLARLRSEIRASHLPGAHASPADHAGPTSSRAHIRALADRFLRPGAEDLWNDDDGPLRRARLPLHQQQQPARSLPSGARMVDWKQVESGEKLKPPRGGGDWKDWEELDSGEPTAGRGAGNEPRLPAAFNQRRGYGTAAPWWWQWSPGSGTPSQRKEASFGFFGPKRCYSVMPPCSPCRESGAALMPLVARQLAEAGDGRKATPLALFYTQERLYSVAATRRFGQKWRPDSSDEDEEVMPAARDLRLAKFVASREDESEDDEPGETSAIRRKWSTAALRNCDMKRDRRPLKSYEEESDDDITGRIQELREEIRNREVLGAERRRYESRGESVFTNKRFDECGISPLTVKALTDAGYIQTTVVQEAALPVCLEGKDVLVKAKTGTGKSVAFLLPAIESVLNAMKSHTNHRVSPIFALVLCPTRELAVQVTAEANVLVKYHHGVGVQSLIGGTRFKLDQRRLESDPCQILVATPGRLMDHIENRSSFSVRLMGLKLLVLDEADHLLDLGFRKDIEKIADSLPRQRQTLLFSATVPKEVRRVSQMVLNKDHVFVDTVGLGAVETPTKVQQQYLVVPHELHFHMVHRLLREHIDQEVDYKVIVFCTTAMVTEFMYIMLRDLKLNVREIHSRKPQLYRTRISEEFRDSNRLILVTSDVSTRGVNYPDVTLVIQAGVPPGREHYIHRLGRTGREGKSGKGILLIAPWEEYFLKEIHDLPIQKAPVPQIDQEMKQKVDDSIKIVDMSIKEAAYHAWLGYYNSIADISRDKVMLADLASRFGVSIGMEKPPTLFRKTALKMGLKGVPGIRIRK, encoded by the exons ATGGGGGGCGGGCCACGGACGTTCCCAGGCGGGCTGTCCAAGTGGCAGCACAAGCGGATGCACGAGAAACTGGCGCGGGGGAAGGAGCGGGGCCTGCTCCGCCACGAGAAGCAGCTCTACCTCGCCCGCCTCCGCTCCGAGATCCGCGCCTCCCACCTCCCCGGCGCCCACGCCTCCCCCGCCGACCATGCCGGCCCCACCTCCTCGCGCGCCCACATCCGCGCCCTCGCCGACCGCTTCCTCCGCCCCGGCGCCGAGGACCTCTGGAACGACGACGACGGCCCGCTCCGCCGCGCACGGCTCCCCCTGCATCAGCAGCAGCAGCCCGCGAGGAGCCTGCCGTCCGGCGCCCGGATGGTCGACTGGAAGCAGGTGGAGTCCGGGGAGAAGCTGAAGCCGCCCCGGGGAGGAGGGGACTGGAAGGATTGGGAGGAGCTGGATTCTGGGGAGCCGAcggcgggaaggggagccggaaatGAGCCGCGATTGCCCGCCGCGTTCAACCAGAGGAGAGGGTACGGGACGGCCGCTCCCTGGTGGTGGCAATGGAGCCCGGGCTCCGGCACGCCTTCACAGAGGAAGGAGGCGTCCTTCGGCTTCTTCGGTCCGAAGAGATGCTACTCGGTGATGCCTCCATGCTCGCCGTGCCGGGAATCGGGTGCTGCGCTGATGCCGTTGGTTGCTAGACAGCTCGCCGAGGCTGGAGATGGCAGGAAGGCGACACCGTTGGCTCTGTTTTATACTCAGGAGAGGTTGTACTCTGTAGCAGCCACGCGGCGGTTTGGCCAGaaatggaggccggattcatcggaCGAGGATGAGGAGGTTATGCCGGCTGCTAGGGATCTGAGGTTGGCAAAATTCGTGGCTTCGAGGGAAGATGAGTCGGAAGATGATGAACCGGGGGAGACGAGCGCCATCAGGAGGAAATGGAGCACTGCTGCTCTGAGGAACTGTGATATGAAGAGAGATAGGAGACCGCTCAAGTCCTACGAGGAGGAAAGCGATGATGATATCACTGGTAGAATCCAAGAGCTGCGAGAGGAGATAAGAAACAGGGAGGTGCTGGGTGCTGAGAGGAGGCGGTACGAGTCAAGGGGTGAATCTGTGTTTACCAATAAAAG ATTCGATGAGTGTGGCATCTCCCCACTTACTGTCAAAGCACTCACTGATGCTGGATATATACAGACAACTGTTGTCCAGGAAGCAGCTCTTCCAGTTTGTCTTGAAG GTAAAGATGTTCTTGTCAAGGCCAAAACTGGAACCGGCAAAAGTGTAGCTTTTCTG CTTCCTGCAATTGAATCAGTCTTGAATGCCATGAAGAGCCATACAAATCATCGAGTGTCTCCAATATTTGCCCTTGTTCTATGCCCTACAAGAGAGCTTGCCGTCCAGGTTACAGCTGAGGCAAATGTTTTGGTGAAGTACCATCATGGAGTGGGTGTTCAGTCTCTTATTGGTGGTACCAGATTCAAGCTTGATCAGAGACGATTGGAGTCTGATCCATGCCAG ATTTTAGTGGCAACACCTGGTAGGCTGATGGATCATATTGAAAACAGATCTTCATTTTCTGTCCGCTTGATGGGATTGAAATTGCTTGTGTTGGATGAAGCTGACCACTTGCTTGATTTGGGTTTTCGCAAAGACATAGAGAAGATTGCTGATAGCTTGCCACGCCAAAGACAGACACTACTATTTTCAGCTACTGTTCCAAAAGAG GTTCGAAGGGTTTCACAGATGGTTTTAAACAAGGATCATGTTTTTGTTGATAcagtgggcttgggggctgttgaAACTCCTACTAAG GTACAACAGCAATATCTCGTGGTACCACATGAACTGCATTTTCATATGGTTCATCGCCTTCTTCGAGAGCATATTGATCAGGAAGTGGACTATAAG GTGATAGTTTTCTGCACAACTGCCATGGTGACTGAATTTATGTATATAATGCTTCGAGATCTGAAGCTAAACGTCAGAGAGATACATTCAAGAAAGCCCCAGCTTTATAGAACACGTATTTCTGAAGAGTTCCGGGATTCCAATCGCCTGATTCTGGTAACATCAGATGTTTCAACACGTGGAGTGAACTATCCAGATGTTACCCTAGTGATTCAG GCTGGTGTTCCTCCTGGTAGAGAGCATTATATTCATCGTCTTGGAAGGACTGGAAGGGAAGGTAAATCTGGGAAAGGAATTCTGTTGATTGCGCCATGGGAAGAGTATTTCTTGAAGGAGATACATGATCTTCCAATACAGAAGGCTCCTGTGCCACAGATTGACCAGGAGATGAAACAAAAG GTTGATGATTCGATCAAGATTGTTGACATGAGCATCAAGGAAGCCGCATACCATGCATGGCTTGGTTACTATAACTCGATAGCTGATATTAGCAGAGACAAAGTCATGCTTGCTGACCTGGCAAGTAGGTTTGGCGTCTCTATCGGCATGGAAAAGCCTCCGACGCTATTTAGGAAAACCGCCTTGAAGATGGGGTTAAAGGGTGTACCAGGAATTCGGATAAGAAAATGA
- the LOC119318646 gene encoding methionine adenosyltransferase 2 subunit beta-like: MATNVPSSLVNWSLGFGNDKTLLIHLSTDQVYEGVKSFYKEEDETLPVNMYGKSKVAAEKFITEKCSNYAILRSSIIYGPQTISPVEKSLPVQWMNSVLSQGQQVDFFNDEYRCPVYVKDMVDVILSLTKSWLSDGKKVQVLLNVGGPDRVSRLQMAESVAEVRGYSKSIIKSVPASSVNRGVASPPDISMDITRLTQTLGIQPITFLDGVRATLGAEARCLTDPVLCERYFILQSRVARGQSHLCEAAHGGSFIVNTEQQAPLDALSTALHYLDLDYWAPTLFVSGFPPGVGSTLLGNLLLLLIKLELPPCMH; the protein is encoded by the exons ATGGCTACTAATGTGCCTTCTTCACTTGTCAATTGGTCGCTGGGCTTCGGGAATGACAAGACTCTTTTGATTCATCTCTCCACAGATCAAG TTTATGAGGGAGTGAAATCCTTCTACAAAGAGGAGGATGAGACACTGCCGGTGAACATGTATGGCAAATCAAAAGTTGCTGCAGAGAAGTTCATTACTGAGAAATGCTCGAACTATGCAATCTTGAGAAGCAGCATCATTTACGGGCCACAAACTATCTCTCCTGTGGAAAAGTCGCTCCCTGTCCAG TGGATGAACTCTGTCCTTTCACAAGGCCAACAAGTTGATTTTTTTAATGATGAGTACCGCTGCCCAGTTTATGTAAAAGATATGGTGGATGTAATATTGTCTTTAACAAAAAGTTGGTTATCAG ATGGCAAAAAAGTTCAGGTACTTCTGAATGTCGGTGGACCAGATAGGGTTTCAAGACTGCAGATGGCTGAGTCTGTTGCTGAAGTTCGTGGATATAGCAAGTCGATAATCAAATCTGTTCCTGCATCATCG GTTAACCGGGGTGTAGCTTCTCCGCCAGACATATCCATGGATATCACCAGGCTAACTCAGACGCTCGGTATCCAGCCGATTACATTCCTGGATGGAGTCAGAGCTACACTTGGCGCAGAAGCCA GATGTCTTACTGACCCTGTTCTGTGTGAGCGGTATTTTATTTTGCAGTCTCG AGTGGCCCGGGGACAAAG TCATCTGTGTGAGGCAGCTCATGGGGGTTCATTCATTGTCAACACCGAGCAGCAAGCACCACTGGATGCCCTCTCCACAG CCTTGCACTATTTAGATTTAGATTACTGGGCACCTACCCTGTTTGTGTCTGGATTCCCACCAGGTGTGGGGTCTACGCTGCTGGGGAATCTACTGCTGCTGCTAATTAAGCTTGAGCTACCACCATGCATGCACTGA